A region from the Lytechinus variegatus isolate NC3 chromosome 6, Lvar_3.0, whole genome shotgun sequence genome encodes:
- the LOC121417445 gene encoding low molecular weight phosphotyrosine protein phosphatase-like, with product MAVAGNKSVLFVCLGNICRSVTGEAIFRKLAEEKGFASEWKIDSAATSTYQIGDEPDPRTNETLKKNMNIQSKHIARQITKQDFKDFHYIFGFDESNMSNINRVKPKDSTAEVLLMGKYGKNGNEIVEDPYYYGKEAFERMFEQCDRCVRAFIAEVEPGK from the exons GTAACATTTGCCGATCTGTGACCGGTGAAGCTATCTTTAGAAAGCTTGCAGAGGAGAAGGGTTTTGCATCGGAATGGAAGATCGACAGTGCAGCGACCTCCACCTATCAGATAGGAGACGAACCTGACCCTAGGACAaacgaaactttgaaaaaaaatatgaatatacaaaGCAAACATATTGCTAGACAG ATAACCAAACAGGACTTCAAAGACTTCCACTATATCTTTGGCTTTGATGAAAGCAATATGAG CAATATCAACAGGGTTAAGCCTAAGGATAGCACAGCAGAGGTTCTCTTGATGGGAAAATATGGaaagaatggaaatgaaattgtAGAAGACCCATACTAT TATGGCAAGGAGGCGTTTGAAAGGATGTTTGAGCAATGTGATCGATGTGTACGAGCTTTCATAGCAGAGGTGGAACCGGGCAAATAG